One window of Bacteroides sp. AN502(2024) genomic DNA carries:
- a CDS encoding glycosyltransferase family 1 protein → MKIKVSNVNTPNWKEVTVKSRIPEELEKLSEIARNIWWAWNFEATELFRDLEPELWKECGQNPVLLLERMSYEKLEALAKDKAILKRMNDVYTKFREYMDVKPDDKRPSVAYFSMEYGLSSVLKIYSGGLGVLAGDYLKEASDSNVDLCAVGFLYRYGYFTQTLSMDGQQIANYEAQNFGQLPIERVMDANGQPLVVDVPYLDYYVHANVWRVNVGRISLYLLDTDNEMNSEFDRSITHQLYGGDWKNRLKQEILLGIGGILTLKALGIKKDVYHCNEGHAALINVQRICDYVATGLTFEQAIELVRASSLYTVHTPVPAGHDYFDEGLFGKYMGGYPSKMGISWDDLMDLGRNNPGDKGERFCMSVFACNTSQEVNGVSWLHGKVSQEMFSSIWKGYFPEENHVGYVTNGVHFPTWSATEWKELYFKYFNENFRFDQSNPKIWEAIYNVPDEEIWKTRLTMKNKLVDYIRKSFRDTWLKNQGDPSRIVSLMDKINPNALLIGFGRRFATYKRAHLLFTDLDRLSKIVNNPDYPVQFLFTGKAHPHDGAGQGLIKRIIEISRRPEFLGKIIFLENYDMQLARRLVSGVDIWLNTPTRPLEASGTSGEKALMNGVVNFSVLDGWWLEGYREGAGWALTEKRTYQNQEHQDQLDAATIYSILETEILPLYYARNKKGYPEGWIKVVKNSIAQIAPHYTMKRQLDDYYSKFYCKLAKRFHALAANDNAKAKEIAAWKEEVVAKWDSIEVVSCDKEENLKNGDIESGKEYTVTYVIDEKGLNDAVGLELVTTYTTADGKQHVYSVEPFNVVKKSGDLYTFQAKHSLSNAGSFKVACRMFPKNPELPHRQDFCYVRWFV, encoded by the coding sequence ATGAAAATCAAAGTTAGTAATGTGAATACCCCCAACTGGAAAGAGGTTACTGTGAAATCACGTATACCGGAAGAGTTGGAGAAGTTGTCTGAAATCGCACGCAACATTTGGTGGGCATGGAATTTTGAAGCGACTGAACTATTTAGAGATCTGGAACCGGAACTTTGGAAAGAATGTGGACAGAATCCGGTATTGCTGTTGGAGCGTATGAGCTATGAAAAGCTGGAAGCGTTGGCAAAAGATAAGGCGATTCTAAAGAGAATGAATGACGTTTATACGAAATTCAGAGAGTATATGGATGTGAAGCCGGATGATAAACGTCCCTCTGTAGCTTATTTCAGTATGGAATATGGTTTGAGCAGTGTTCTGAAAATATATTCAGGTGGTCTGGGTGTATTGGCCGGTGACTATCTGAAAGAGGCTTCCGACAGCAATGTTGATTTGTGTGCGGTAGGTTTCTTGTATCGCTACGGCTACTTTACTCAAACGTTGTCTATGGATGGACAGCAGATTGCCAATTACGAGGCGCAGAACTTTGGTCAGCTGCCGATTGAACGTGTAATGGATGCTAATGGTCAGCCTTTGGTGGTAGATGTTCCTTATCTTGATTATTATGTTCATGCAAACGTATGGCGTGTAAATGTTGGACGTATTTCTTTGTATCTGCTTGACACAGACAATGAGATGAACAGCGAATTCGACCGTTCTATCACTCATCAGCTTTATGGTGGTGATTGGAAAAACCGTTTGAAACAAGAAATCTTGTTGGGTATCGGTGGTATTCTGACTCTGAAAGCTTTGGGTATCAAGAAGGACGTTTATCACTGTAATGAAGGACATGCTGCATTGATTAATGTTCAGCGTATCTGTGACTATGTGGCTACAGGATTGACTTTCGAACAAGCTATCGAGTTGGTTCGCGCTTCTTCTCTTTATACTGTTCATACTCCGGTTCCTGCAGGTCACGACTATTTTGACGAAGGTCTGTTCGGTAAATATATGGGTGGTTATCCTTCCAAAATGGGTATTTCATGGGACGATCTGATGGATCTTGGACGTAACAATCCGGGTGACAAGGGCGAACGTTTCTGTATGTCTGTTTTTGCTTGCAACACTTCACAAGAAGTGAACGGGGTAAGCTGGTTGCATGGAAAAGTTTCTCAGGAAATGTTCTCTTCTATCTGGAAAGGTTATTTCCCGGAAGAAAATCATGTAGGATATGTAACGAACGGTGTTCACTTCCCTACTTGGAGTGCAACAGAATGGAAAGAATTATACTTTAAATATTTCAATGAAAACTTCCGGTTCGACCAGTCTAATCCCAAGATTTGGGAAGCCATCTATAATGTGCCCGATGAAGAGATTTGGAAGACTCGTTTGACCATGAAGAATAAGTTGGTTGATTATATCCGCAAGTCATTCCGAGATACATGGTTGAAGAATCAGGGAGATCCTTCTCGTATCGTTTCACTGATGGATAAGATCAACCCGAATGCATTGCTGATTGGTTTCGGTCGTCGTTTTGCTACTTATAAACGTGCACACTTGTTGTTCACCGATTTGGATCGTCTTTCTAAGATCGTGAACAATCCTGATTATCCGGTACAATTCCTGTTTACAGGTAAAGCGCATCCACATGACGGAGCAGGTCAGGGATTGATTAAGCGTATTATTGAGATCTCCCGTCGTCCGGAATTCCTGGGTAAGATTATCTTCCTCGAAAATTACGATATGCAATTGGCTCGTCGTCTGGTTTCCGGTGTCGATATCTGGTTGAATACTCCGACTCGTCCGTTGGAAGCATCCGGTACATCGGGTGAAAAAGCTTTGATGAATGGGGTTGTCAACTTCTCCGTATTAGACGGATGGTGGCTGGAAGGTTATCGTGAAGGTGCAGGTTGGGCGTTGACTGAAAAACGTACTTACCAGAATCAAGAACATCAGGATCAATTGGATGCTGCCACCATTTACAGTATTCTTGAAACGGAAATCCTGCCGTTGTATTATGCACGTAATAAGAAAGGATATCCTGAAGGTTGGATTAAAGTGGTGAAGAATTCTATTGCACAGATTGCTCCTCATTATACAATGAAGCGTCAGTTGGATGATTACTATAGTAAATTCTATTGCAAGCTGGCGAAACGTTTCCACGCTTTGGCTGCTAATGATAATGCAAAGGCGAAAGAAATCGCAGCTTGGAAAGAAGAGGTTGTTGCCAAGTGGGATTCTATTGAAGTCGTTTCTTGTGACAAGGAAGAAAATTTGAAGAACGGTGATATCGAAAGCGGAAAAGAGTATACTGTTACTTATGTTATCGATGAAAAAGGCTTGAATGATGCAGTGGGGCTTGAATTGGTTACTACTTACACAACCGCAGACGGAAAGCAACATGTTTACTCTGTAGAACCGTTTAATGTAGTCAAGAAATCAGGTGACTTGTATACGTTCCAGGCCAAACACAGTCTGTCAAATGCAGGTAGTTTCAAGGTGGCTTGCCGTATGTTCCCGAAGAATCCGGAACTTCCACACCGCCAGGACTTTTGCTACGTACGTTGGTTTGTCTGA